GAGTTATAATGCAAATTTCTGAGTTAGAACATAAGTTTTTTGATGAAAAAGTTGATAAGGCTAGTTACATTTCGGAGATGTACACTTTTCATGATATATTGTTTCAATATAGCGAATTTATTAAGAATAGAGATATTCAAAATATTGAAATCACAGATGGCAGTGTCATAATGACTTCAAGAGAACTTGGTATTAAAATAGTTTGTAATAGATATGATGAAAGAATTGCACCGATAGAAATTTTGAATTTTAAAAATTATGAAAAAAGTGATTCAGATATGATTTATTATTTGGTTAAAGATGGTAATACTGTTTTTGATATTGGTGGGAATGTGGGATGGTACGCAATAGGTTTATATAAAGCAAAAAACAATGTGGATATACATACGTTTGAACCAATCCCCTCAACGTATGAAAGTCTTGTTTGTAATGCAAAAATGAATGGTGCTAAAATAAAAATAAATAATTTTGGACTATCCAATAAAAAAGAAGATTTAACATTTTATTTTCATAAAGAAGGCTCAGTCAATGCTTCCGCAGCTTTAATGAATGAGGACAGAGAGAACATAGAAGTAAAATGTCAGGTAGACACCTTAGACAATTATTTTAAGGAACATAAATTACAAGATCTTGACTTTATAAAATGTGATGTTGAAGGAGCAGAATTGTTTGCTTTTCAAGGAGGAATGAAAACTATTGAAAAATATAAACCGATAGTTTTCACGGAGATGTTGCGTAAATGGTCAGCGAAGTTTAATTATCATCCTAATGAGATTATTAGTATATTTAAAGCACTGGGGTATATATGTTACTATGTTGTTGATAATAAATTACAAGAAATTAAAATCATGACAGATGACACTATAGAAACAAATTTTTTCTTTTTACATGCAATAAAGCATAAGGAATATATACAGGAACTATTGCATGACTAAACAAGAACAATTAAAACAAGAGATTTTAGAAAAAACAAAAGAGTATTACGAACTCGTGCATAAACCACAACAAGAAAAAAAATTTATTGCAGGTGAGAGTCGTGTTAATTATGCAGGTAGAGTATTTGATGCAACAGAGTTGCAATATCTCGTAGATAGCTCTTTAGATTTTTGGTTAACTTACGGAGATTATTCAAAAAAATTTGAAAAGCAGTTGGCAAAGTTTTTGAATGTCAGATGGACATTTTTAGTAAATTCAGGAAGTTCAGCAAACCTACTTGCATTTTATGCACTAACCTCTCCTTTACTTAAAGAACGCCAAATTAAGCGTGGTGATGAAGTCATAACTGTTGCAGCAGGCTTTCCTACAACAATTACACCTATAGTTCAGTATGGTGCTGTTCCCGTGTTTGTAGATGTGGAACTAGAATATTACAATATTGATGTTACACAATTAGAATCTGCTTTATCTTCTAAAACAAAAGCCGTTATGATAGCACATACATTAGGAAACCCATTTAATATAAAATCTGTAAAGAAGTTTTGCGATAAGCACAATCTTTGGCTCATTGAAGATAATTGTGACGCACTTGGTAGTATGTATAATGGTAAGTTAACTGGGACATGGGGTGACATAGGAACAAGCAGTTTCTACCCTCCTCACCATATGACTATGGGTGAAGGTGGTGCAGTTTACACTGACAATCCAATTCTTAAAAAGATTATGCTCTCAATGAGGGATTGGGGGAGAGATTGTTGGTGTGAAAGTGGTGTTGATAATACATGCGGATGTAGGTTTTCTCAAAGTTTTGGAACTTTGCCAGAGGGATACGATCATA
This genomic stretch from Sulfurovum riftiae harbors:
- the rfbH gene encoding lipopolysaccharide biosynthesis protein RfbH, whose translation is MTKQEQLKQEILEKTKEYYELVHKPQQEKKFIAGESRVNYAGRVFDATELQYLVDSSLDFWLTYGDYSKKFEKQLAKFLNVRWTFLVNSGSSANLLAFYALTSPLLKERQIKRGDEVITVAAGFPTTITPIVQYGAVPVFVDVELEYYNIDVTQLESALSSKTKAVMIAHTLGNPFNIKSVKKFCDKHNLWLIEDNCDALGSMYNGKLTGTWGDIGTSSFYPPHHMTMGEGGAVYTDNPILKKIMLSMRDWGRDCWCESGVDNTCGCRFSQSFGTLPEGYDHKYVYSHFGFNLKVSDMQAAIGVAQLEKLPTFVKKRKENYKQLLVGLQNFEKYISIQKAIPNSDPSWFGFLITVNDGMKFTRNELSRFLEEHKIQTRNLFAGNILRHPLFDSMINNRDYRVVGKLPNTDKIMNDSFWIGLYPGMGNDEIDYMINKIKA
- a CDS encoding FkbM family methyltransferase; translation: MQISELEHKFFDEKVDKASYISEMYTFHDILFQYSEFIKNRDIQNIEITDGSVIMTSRELGIKIVCNRYDERIAPIEILNFKNYEKSDSDMIYYLVKDGNTVFDIGGNVGWYAIGLYKAKNNVDIHTFEPIPSTYESLVCNAKMNGAKIKINNFGLSNKKEDLTFYFHKEGSVNASAALMNEDRENIEVKCQVDTLDNYFKEHKLQDLDFIKCDVEGAELFAFQGGMKTIEKYKPIVFTEMLRKWSAKFNYHPNEIISIFKALGYICYYVVDNKLQEIKIMTDDTIETNFFFLHAIKHKEYIQELLHD